The Granulicella cerasi region CTGGTGGGCAGTTGGCTGAGATTGGTACCCGCCGGGAGCGCGTTGGGGTAGCTGGGGTCGAGAATCTGGTACTGCCGCAGCACTGTCCCGTTGTGGAGCTTGAACGTGACAAGAAAGTCGCCGCCGGTGCGGTCGTAAAAGATGCCACTGCCCGCGCGAAGCACCCACTTCTTTGCAGGTGCGTACGCAAGTGAGACGCGTGGCGCGAAGTTACCGGTACTCGTGAGATAGGTCTGCCACTGATAGCGCAGACCGACCGTCACCTGCAGGTTCCCGCGTAGGCTGATTTCGTCCTGCACGAATGTTCCGATCTCCGTCGCAAAGTAAGTTGCGCGGCCTGCGCCCTGCTGCACAGTGAAGCTGTAAGGCTTCGCCGCGGCGTAGTCACTGAGGGAATTGAAGGCAAAGATACCCAGGCGATTCGAATGATCGTCCACGGCACGCCGGCTGATCTGCGGTACATTGACTCCGAAGCGGACGTAGTGCTTCCGATGCGTCCAAGCCACAACGTCGATCAGACCGATGGTGTTTTCCGTGCGGTATGTGTCACCCTGTGCGCCGCCGCCTGTGAATGCCTCCTGCACCTGGATGGATTGCGCGTTGGTGATGCTCTTCTCGCTGTCTGTTTCTCGCTCTAGCAGCAGTTGAACCTGCTGCACGAGATTGGGAGTGACGATCACGCGATCGTTGAAGACGATCTGATCCTGGCGGTTTGCGGAGTTCAGGCCTGCCTCGGGGAGGACGACGCCACCTACCAGGTAGCCATCGATGGTGTTGTAGCGGAAGTTATAGCTCACTGCCACGCGATGCGCGTCGGAGAAGTCATGCGATACGCGACCAGTGATCTGGTTGGAACGGCTGGGCGTAGGCGAGTTCTCTGCAACGAGCCCCCGCGGACCGACCGCATGTATGGCGGTCTGAAGGTCATCCTCCTGCCGGGTTCCGGTGAGCAGGATGGTGCTATGGCCTCCATGGCCCACGGGACCGGTGAAGTGACCTTCGTAGATGCGGCGCTGCTCGGGCGGCCTCACAGGAGCGAAATAGTTTGTTGCGTTGAACACTGCGTCGCGCGCAATGAAGTTGAAGGTGCCGTGATACTGAGGAGAGCCGGGCTTTGTTGTGATCTCAAGGCGGCCACGTCCGGGACTGGCGAACTCAGCCGAGTAGGGATCGCTGTTGATGCGGACTTCTGCGATCGCCGACGGGGAGACATTCACACCATTGACCATCTCCATGCCGTCGACAATGATGCTCGTTCCGCTGCTGCTCGTAGCCGCCGGGTCAAGGAACGGCGTGAGCGCGCCGACAATGTTCTGGTCGAAGACCGGCAGATGATCGAGTGCGCTGGACTGGACCGCGACGCTGTCGTGGTTTGCCGAGGCTTCGGTAGACAGAGGTCTGCCGGCATCCACGTTGACCGTCTGCGTGACCGTCTCCGGCACAAGCACGAGCCTGAGTGCGGAAATGTTGTTTTTGATTTCGAGCGAACGCGTCTGAGCCGCGAGACCATTGGCCGCTGGTACTGACACGACATAGCTGCCAGGAATGATGCTGCCGAGGCTAAACTCCCCGTTGGCTGCGGAAGTTGCTTGAGCACGCACCTGACCATCTGAAGAGCTGAGTTCGAGCGACACGCCGACAACTGGCGCGCCGCTGGGGTCGACGAGGATGCCCCGCAAAGGGACGGCCTGCTGAGCCTGAACCGCAGTCGCCGCAATGGCGAGACTGGCTGCCACTCTCAGGAAATTCAAGAAAGCCATCGCTTGATCGTAGCGGCCTCCCCTTAAAGTACGCTGAAGGCAGGTGCGGTCTCCAATCGCGTCATGAGGAGAAGAACGGTGGCGAAGCAGCCAATGGCGGAAGTGATCCGCGTAGGCGTTCTCAATTGGCGATAACAGGCCAATGCGCTCGTTGACCGCTCTCGATGAGCGCATTGGCAATTTTGCACTCGTCGAGATTTCCCGCTTGGAACTGGTGACGAGAAGCGCGTTGCTCATTCCTCGTCTGACACCATGAGACAGCTAAATCGCGGCCCTTATCTTCCACCGTTGTCTTCTACCTTGGGAGTGATAACCCCACCCGCTCTGTAAATGACG contains the following coding sequences:
- a CDS encoding TonB-dependent receptor, translating into MAASLAIAATAVQAQQAVPLRGILVDPSGAPVVGVSLELSSSDGQVRAQATSAANGEFSLGSIIPGSYVVSVPAANGLAAQTRSLEIKNNISALRLVLVPETVTQTVNVDAGRPLSTEASANHDSVAVQSSALDHLPVFDQNIVGALTPFLDPAATSSSGTSIIVDGMEMVNGVNVSPSAIAEVRINSDPYSAEFASPGRGRLEITTKPGSPQYHGTFNFIARDAVFNATNYFAPVRPPEQRRIYEGHFTGPVGHGGHSTILLTGTRQEDDLQTAIHAVGPRGLVAENSPTPSRSNQITGRVSHDFSDAHRVAVSYNFRYNTIDGYLVGGVVLPEAGLNSANRQDQIVFNDRVIVTPNLVQQVQLLLERETDSEKSITNAQSIQVQEAFTGGGAQGDTYRTENTIGLIDVVAWTHRKHYVRFGVNVPQISRRAVDDHSNRLGIFAFNSLSDYAAAKPYSFTVQQGAGRATYFATEIGTFVQDEISLRGNLQVTVGLRYQWQTYLTSTGNFAPRVSLAYAPAKKWVLRAGSGIFYDRTGGDFLVTFKLHNGTVLRQYQILDPSYPNALPAGTNLSQLPTSIVREQPGMRAAYQVQYSGTVERQLGSGLTASATYRGITGIDVFRSRDANAPLPPYTTMRPDTSVGFVQQVEAGGRSRLNALDLGLHGKVGIWFQGQAQYTFSHSENNTGGLNWYPQNQYAPNDEWGRADLDRRHRFNLLASIYPGHWLSLGLAAAVYSGTPYTELAGTDLYDTGLGNARPSGVARNTLQGSGTTTLDLLWDHDFHLDHRKGEQAKILNLGVSGFNVLNHANFSNFIGNVRSPLYKQATTALPARQLQFSLRYQF